In Streptomyces sp. SID8374, one genomic interval encodes:
- a CDS encoding CU044_5270 family protein — MTATTGTGAGRDDRDGRGGLDDRAELARLLPPATAFDLPPGRHEHHRERLMNQIDLDTAAAPAKDRAPARPRLLRPSFLAPVTALALAGALVAGYSAQGGGQAPARAGSGAPASERAGNAQPVALVLNRISDAAAKSGAGPVGDDQFVYVRSQVQDSDLTSGKLVTGPLAEREIWYAQKPGPQKKLGYIRQGGEISPINAEFGDEDGTREGISRPTYRWLAALPTDPRRLLDHLTALTPESDTQEHAQAVFDQIGDLIRETVLPPETAAALYKAAALIPGVTEAPDAVDALGRHGVGIAREDTRFATRSEWVFDPEGLSFLGSRTFLTKDSEIGGKGALLDAQAVQKRSVVDEGGVRPQD; from the coding sequence ACCGCGCCGAGCTGGCGCGGCTGCTGCCGCCCGCCACGGCATTCGACCTTCCGCCGGGCCGCCACGAGCACCACAGGGAACGCCTGATGAACCAGATCGACCTCGACACCGCCGCCGCGCCCGCGAAGGACCGCGCCCCCGCCCGCCCGCGCCTGCTGCGCCCGTCCTTCCTGGCCCCGGTCACCGCGCTCGCGCTGGCCGGTGCGCTGGTGGCGGGCTACTCCGCGCAGGGCGGCGGACAGGCCCCGGCGCGGGCGGGCAGCGGCGCCCCGGCCTCGGAGCGCGCCGGGAACGCGCAGCCGGTGGCCCTCGTGCTCAACCGGATCTCGGACGCGGCGGCGAAGAGCGGGGCCGGGCCGGTCGGCGACGACCAGTTCGTCTACGTACGCAGCCAGGTCCAGGACAGCGACCTCACCAGCGGCAAGCTGGTGACGGGCCCGCTGGCGGAGCGCGAGATCTGGTACGCGCAGAAGCCCGGCCCGCAGAAGAAGCTCGGCTACATCCGCCAGGGCGGCGAAATCTCCCCCATCAACGCCGAGTTCGGGGACGAGGACGGCACCCGCGAGGGCATCAGCCGTCCCACCTACCGCTGGCTGGCCGCCCTCCCGACGGACCCGCGCCGGCTGCTGGACCACCTCACCGCCCTCACCCCGGAGTCCGATACCCAGGAGCACGCCCAGGCGGTGTTCGACCAGATCGGCGACCTGATCCGCGAGACCGTGCTGCCGCCGGAGACCGCCGCCGCGCTCTACAAGGCCGCGGCCCTGATCCCCGGCGTCACCGAGGCCCCGGACGCGGTGGACGCGCTCGGCCGCCACGGGGTCGGTATCGCCCGCGAGGACACCCGTTTCGCCACCCGCTCGGAGTGGGTCTTCGACCCGGAGGGGCTCTCCTTCCTCGGCTCGCGCACCTTCCTGACCAAGGACAGCGAGATCGGCGGGAAGGGCGCGCTCCTCGACGCCCAGGCCGTGCAGAAGCGGTCCGTGGTGGACGAGGGCGGGGTCCGGCCGCAGGACTAG
- the dnaN gene encoding DNA polymerase III subunit beta, with product MEFRIECSALTEAVAWAARVLPVRSPVPVLGGLLLDTEGGRLRVSGLDYEASARIDVEAAEVVRPGKVLVMGRRLLDICKVLPDGPVECAVEGSRFTVSGDGARFGLSVLPLDDYPALPSLPQVRGAVEAAEFAAAVADVAVAAGRDDTLPTLTGIRLGLDGESGTMTLAATDRYRFAVRTLPWKAAAGDESADVVVSARRLTEIARSLGRSGLVSVALDAGSAGFEHAGMRTTVRLLDGRLPRHDKLFALEGPAVAVLDRARLVEAVKRVSVVADGDSPVQMTFSAADNSVHLQAGYEDDVASQRLPATLEGAPEMTVAFHPGYLADALASFEEPTLRLLMMGAGQRAMITDEAGSETHRHLLMSVRPPLV from the coding sequence GTGGAGTTCCGCATCGAGTGCAGTGCCCTGACCGAAGCCGTGGCGTGGGCCGCCCGCGTCCTGCCGGTCCGCTCCCCCGTTCCCGTACTGGGCGGGCTCCTGCTGGACACGGAGGGCGGGCGGCTGCGCGTGAGCGGTCTCGACTACGAGGCGTCCGCGCGCATCGACGTGGAGGCCGCCGAGGTCGTGCGCCCGGGGAAGGTGCTCGTCATGGGGCGGCGGCTGCTGGACATCTGCAAGGTGCTGCCGGACGGGCCGGTGGAGTGCGCGGTCGAGGGGTCCCGATTCACCGTCTCCGGGGACGGCGCCCGCTTCGGCCTCTCCGTGCTGCCGCTGGACGACTACCCGGCGCTGCCGTCGCTCCCGCAGGTGCGGGGCGCGGTGGAGGCGGCGGAGTTCGCGGCGGCTGTCGCCGATGTGGCGGTGGCGGCGGGGCGGGACGACACCCTGCCCACGCTCACCGGGATCCGGCTGGGCCTCGACGGGGAGAGCGGGACGATGACGCTCGCGGCGACCGACCGGTACCGCTTCGCCGTGCGGACCCTTCCGTGGAAGGCGGCGGCGGGCGACGAGAGCGCCGATGTCGTCGTCTCCGCCCGGCGGTTGACGGAGATCGCCCGCTCGCTGGGGCGGTCCGGGCTGGTGAGTGTCGCCCTGGACGCCGGTTCGGCGGGGTTCGAGCACGCGGGGATGCGGACCACCGTGCGGCTGCTGGACGGGCGGCTCCCGCGCCACGACAAGCTGTTCGCCCTGGAGGGCCCGGCCGTGGCGGTGCTGGACCGGGCGCGGCTGGTGGAGGCCGTCAAGCGGGTCTCGGTGGTGGCCGACGGGGACAGCCCGGTGCAGATGACGTTCTCGGCCGCCGACAACTCCGTACATCTGCAAGCCGGTTACGAGGACGACGTGGCGTCCCAGCGGCTACCCGCGACGCTGGAGGGCGCCCCCGAGATGACCGTGGCGTTCCACCCGGGGTATCTCGCGGACGCCCTGGCCTCCTTCGAGGAGCCGACGCTGCGGCTGCTGATGATGGGAGCGGGCCAGCGGGCGATGATCACGGACGAGGCGGGGTCGGAGACCCACCGGCACCTGCTGATGTCGGTACGGCCGCCGTTGGTGTAG
- a CDS encoding helix-turn-helix domain-containing protein produces the protein MQRLARNGGSAELLRWLAGRADGWAGIASSDGTSLSASGTLSGGASGTVTGRGPGTVSGDASAAGGSGIPDVTALVAEGVRALTERGALAFSHDTGAHTLLLFPLPGYDPHGEERGTAPLLAVVTPRPVAAGLATLLADALMPLSLCWEAEAVERKRRRVDLAESRGREAVLHLLMTGQLSIAQQVAGALRPRLPDPVRVCVVECRGGSRDEVARVCAEADGGRSWIVRCPVYARHLILVMPAEDGRGSGTATDEAVAALVAGCVVGVSEQVPLADTATGYRQAFHALAVARELPTRHARFGLAPEPALVVGHAGRQWAEALLTPLLTHVPRRAQDPGSQELTATAASWLAFSSHATDHLKVHRNTLAARLKLIGELLGLDLHRLADQSALDLALRIRSTPAPVCTPDSGETERTASSGQRDGGRAHGGTAQGGASHGGAAQALGLDEVLRRPAVQEWAARQLAPLTGPVGGPAEETLRAWLRCEGRLGPTAAELGISVPGTRKRLTRLETALQRSLLRPPSARYDLWLALRAREVTATS, from the coding sequence ATGCAGCGGCTGGCGAGGAACGGCGGATCGGCGGAGCTGCTGCGCTGGCTGGCGGGGCGCGCCGACGGCTGGGCCGGAATAGCCTCCTCCGACGGTACGTCGCTGAGCGCGTCGGGGACGCTGTCCGGTGGCGCGTCGGGGACGGTGACCGGCAGAGGGCCGGGGACGGTGTCCGGTGACGCGAGCGCGGCCGGCGGCTCCGGCATCCCCGATGTGACCGCGCTGGTCGCCGAAGGCGTACGGGCGTTGACCGAGCGCGGGGCCCTGGCGTTCTCCCACGACACCGGCGCGCACACCCTGCTCCTCTTCCCTCTACCTGGGTACGACCCGCACGGCGAGGAGCGCGGTACCGCCCCCCTCCTCGCCGTCGTCACGCCCCGCCCGGTGGCGGCCGGGCTCGCCACACTGCTGGCCGATGCGCTGATGCCGCTCTCCCTGTGCTGGGAGGCCGAGGCGGTGGAGCGCAAGCGGCGCCGGGTGGACCTCGCCGAGTCGCGCGGCCGGGAGGCGGTGCTGCACCTGCTGATGACGGGCCAGCTCTCCATCGCCCAGCAGGTGGCCGGTGCGCTGCGGCCCCGGCTCCCCGACCCCGTACGGGTGTGTGTCGTGGAGTGCCGAGGAGGCAGCCGGGACGAGGTGGCCCGGGTCTGCGCCGAGGCGGACGGCGGGCGATCCTGGATCGTGCGGTGCCCTGTCTACGCCCGCCACCTGATCCTCGTGATGCCGGCGGAGGACGGCCGGGGCAGCGGAACCGCCACCGACGAGGCCGTGGCCGCGCTGGTGGCGGGCTGCGTGGTGGGCGTCAGCGAACAGGTGCCGCTCGCCGACACCGCCACCGGCTACCGGCAGGCGTTCCACGCCCTGGCGGTCGCCCGCGAACTCCCCACCCGGCACGCCCGGTTCGGCCTCGCACCGGAGCCCGCCCTCGTCGTCGGGCACGCGGGGCGGCAGTGGGCCGAGGCCCTGCTCACACCGCTCCTCACGCACGTCCCGCGCCGGGCGCAGGACCCGGGGAGCCAGGAGCTGACGGCCACGGCGGCGTCCTGGCTGGCGTTCTCGTCGCACGCGACCGACCACCTCAAGGTCCACCGCAACACCCTGGCCGCCCGCCTCAAGCTCATCGGCGAACTGCTGGGCCTGGACCTCCACCGGCTGGCCGACCAGTCGGCCCTCGACCTGGCCCTCCGCATCCGGTCCACCCCGGCCCCGGTCTGCACCCCGGACTCCGGAGAGACGGAACGTACAGCGTCCTCCGGACAGCGCGACGGCGGGAGGGCACACGGCGGGACGGCACAAGGCGGGGCATCACACGGCGGGGCGGCGCAGGCCCTCGGTCTCGATGAGGTCCTGCGCCGCCCCGCCGTCCAGGAGTGGGCCGCCCGCCAACTGGCCCCTCTGACCGGCCCGGTCGGAGGACCGGCCGAGGAGACCCTGCGGGCCTGGCTGCGCTGCGAGGGCCGCCTCGGCCCGACGGCGGCCGAGCTGGGCATCTCCGTCCCCGGCACCCGCAAGCGCCTCACCCGGCTGGAGACCGCACTCCAACGCTCCCTGCTCCGCCCCCCGAGCGCCCGCTACGACCTGTGGCTGGCGCTGCGGGCGCGGGAGGTGACGGCTACTTCGTGA
- a CDS encoding Ig-like domain repeat protein: MRTRRISTATAFAVLFSSVVLVGGTANPAAADSSRILPAASLGDIVADGVHQRVFISDPQSGQILATDYSGQVVRVLGELPGVTGLELSADSGTLYAGVAASDHIVAIDTATLTESARYDIGLGTRPTHPALAGGKLWFGYGAAAEGNIGSLDLSGEEPVVTLDQDTDRTWYSAPVLASSPGAPDKLAAAQEGLSPSELAVYDVASGTAERTARLRADASNLRDIAVSPDGAQLVVASGAPYFHQVYRTSDLRAEQGYTSKHYPNAVDIAPNGTVAAGIDGAYDPDVYIYPKGASKTVPVRTYDFPNTGAYSGSDSLEPAGLAWAPDGSRLFAVSANSHGTRSLRVLTDPTRSVATLSISAPAKATRAKALTVKGSVKASVALPAGTPVTVTRTDVESPKGKALGTVKTDAKGAFTFKDTPPAGGKVTYKATYAGSAQHTAASGSAAVTVSRAATSLKLNRNKSLHAYNKNVSFTATLGKTYKNRVVEIWADPFGADKPKKLVKKAKVNAKGNLSVTVNMKRDTTVTAVFAGDARYAPKTVKSTAYAKVKVSTTLSKQYKTAKIGKTSYAYYSKKKNPVFTTSMTYHKGRAQRLSLELNYQGKWYDAGQEFFALAPNGKSVVELLGPHETGYKMRVRASYVDGSSGDNVNSTTHGAWKYFIFTK, encoded by the coding sequence GTGCGCACGCGCAGAATTTCGACCGCGACGGCGTTCGCGGTCCTCTTCAGTTCCGTGGTGCTGGTCGGCGGGACGGCGAACCCGGCCGCGGCCGACAGCAGCAGAATCCTTCCCGCAGCCTCGCTCGGCGACATCGTCGCCGACGGTGTGCACCAGCGGGTGTTCATCAGCGACCCGCAGTCCGGCCAGATCCTCGCCACGGACTACTCCGGCCAGGTCGTCCGCGTCCTGGGCGAACTGCCCGGGGTGACCGGTCTGGAGCTGTCCGCCGACTCCGGCACGCTGTACGCGGGTGTGGCGGCCTCCGACCACATCGTGGCCATCGACACCGCCACCCTGACCGAGTCCGCGCGCTACGACATCGGCCTGGGCACCCGGCCGACCCACCCGGCCCTGGCGGGCGGGAAGCTCTGGTTCGGCTACGGGGCGGCGGCCGAGGGCAACATCGGTTCGCTGGACCTGTCCGGCGAGGAGCCGGTGGTCACGCTGGACCAGGACACGGACCGTACGTGGTACTCCGCGCCGGTCCTCGCATCCTCGCCCGGCGCACCGGACAAGCTGGCCGCGGCGCAGGAGGGCCTGAGCCCGTCCGAGCTGGCCGTCTACGACGTGGCGTCGGGCACCGCCGAGCGGACCGCCCGCCTCCGGGCGGACGCGAGCAACCTGCGCGACATCGCGGTGAGCCCGGACGGGGCCCAGCTCGTCGTCGCCAGCGGTGCGCCCTACTTCCACCAGGTGTACCGGACGTCCGACCTGCGGGCGGAGCAGGGCTACACCTCGAAGCACTACCCCAATGCCGTGGACATCGCCCCCAACGGGACGGTGGCGGCCGGGATCGACGGTGCCTACGACCCGGACGTCTACATCTACCCGAAGGGCGCGTCCAAGACCGTCCCGGTGCGGACGTACGACTTCCCCAACACCGGTGCGTACAGCGGATCGGACAGCCTGGAGCCGGCCGGTCTGGCCTGGGCGCCCGACGGCAGCCGGCTGTTCGCCGTCTCGGCCAACAGCCACGGGACCCGTTCCCTCCGGGTGCTCACCGATCCGACGCGGTCCGTCGCCACCCTGAGCATCAGCGCCCCCGCCAAGGCGACGCGCGCCAAGGCGCTCACCGTCAAGGGCTCCGTCAAGGCCTCCGTGGCGCTCCCGGCCGGCACGCCCGTCACCGTGACCCGTACGGACGTCGAGTCCCCCAAGGGCAAGGCGCTCGGCACCGTGAAGACGGACGCCAAGGGCGCGTTCACCTTCAAGGACACCCCGCCCGCGGGCGGCAAGGTGACGTACAAGGCCACCTACGCGGGCAGCGCCCAGCACACCGCGGCCTCCGGCTCCGCCGCCGTCACCGTCTCGCGCGCCGCGACCTCCCTGAAGCTCAACCGGAACAAGTCGCTCCACGCGTACAACAAGAACGTCTCCTTCACCGCGACCCTCGGCAAGACGTACAAGAACCGCGTCGTCGAGATCTGGGCCGACCCCTTCGGCGCCGACAAGCCGAAGAAGCTGGTCAAGAAGGCGAAGGTCAACGCCAAGGGCAACCTGTCCGTCACGGTCAACATGAAGCGCGACACGACGGTGACCGCCGTGTTCGCCGGGGACGCCCGGTACGCGCCGAAGACGGTGAAGTCGACCGCGTACGCCAAGGTCAAGGTCTCGACCACGCTGTCGAAGCAGTACAAGACGGCGAAGATCGGGAAGACCTCGTACGCGTACTACAGCAAGAAGAAGAACCCCGTCTTCACCACGTCCATGACCTACCACAAGGGCCGTGCGCAGCGGCTGTCCCTGGAGCTCAACTACCAGGGCAAGTGGTACGACGCGGGCCAGGAGTTCTTCGCGCTCGCCCCCAACGGCAAGTCGGTCGTCGAACTCCTGGGGCCGCACGAGACCGGCTACAAGATGCGCGTGCGCGCTTCGTACGTCGACGGCTCGTCCGGCGACAACGTCAACTCCACGACGCACGGCGCCTGGAAATACTTCATCTTCACGAAGTAG
- a CDS encoding ice-binding family protein, with protein MKLRTPHLAVRRLVSSWLTAAVTATVAAAMVAVTTAPAFAIATPVPLGTADSFAVLAGESVTNTGPTVITGDVGVSPGTAISGFPPGLVNGVQHSADAVALQAKSDLVVAYNNAAGQATDAALPPDAGGLTLVPGVYTASSTLGLTGTLTLDAEGDPNAVWVFQVGSGLTTASASRVNLINGAQPCNVFWQIGSSATLGTDSTFIGNILALTSISVTTGATIEGRALARNGSVTLDNNRITRSTCSGGTTSGTTTGTTTGTTVGTTTGTTTGTTTGTTGGVLGGVLGGVLTGGTTGGTGGVLGGVLGGVLTGGTTGGTPGGSTTGTTTGNTVGNTSGNIAGNTGGGKGGVIGGGKGGGKGGHTGGNKGGGTGGHSGGHDGGYGYGDGRPGDHGPGHGEQHGGYGDKPEGPGHHEG; from the coding sequence ATGAAGCTCAGAACTCCTCATCTTGCAGTACGGCGCCTTGTCTCCTCCTGGCTCACCGCCGCGGTCACCGCGACGGTCGCCGCCGCCATGGTGGCCGTGACGACGGCCCCGGCCTTCGCCATCGCCACGCCCGTACCGCTCGGGACGGCGGACAGTTTCGCGGTGCTGGCGGGGGAGTCGGTCACCAACACCGGGCCCACCGTGATCACCGGCGACGTCGGCGTCAGCCCGGGTACGGCCATCAGCGGATTCCCGCCCGGCCTCGTCAACGGGGTCCAGCACTCGGCGGACGCGGTCGCGCTCCAGGCCAAGTCGGACCTGGTGGTGGCGTACAACAACGCGGCGGGCCAGGCCACGGACGCCGCGCTGCCGCCGGACGCCGGGGGCCTGACGCTGGTGCCCGGCGTCTACACGGCCTCCTCGACGCTCGGCCTCACCGGCACGCTCACCCTCGACGCCGAGGGCGACCCCAACGCGGTGTGGGTCTTCCAGGTCGGCTCGGGTCTGACGACGGCGTCCGCGAGCCGCGTCAACCTCATCAACGGCGCCCAGCCGTGCAACGTCTTCTGGCAGATCGGCAGTTCGGCCACGCTCGGTACGGACTCGACCTTCATCGGCAACATCCTGGCGCTGACCTCGATCAGCGTGACCACCGGCGCGACCATCGAGGGCCGGGCGCTGGCCCGTAACGGCTCGGTCACCCTGGACAACAACCGCATCACCCGCTCCACCTGCTCGGGCGGCACCACGTCCGGCACGACCACGGGCACGACGACCGGGACCACGGTGGGCACGACGACCGGGACCACGACGGGCACCACCACCGGCACCACGGGCGGCGTTCTGGGCGGGGTGCTCGGCGGCGTCCTGACCGGCGGTACGACCGGTGGCACCGGCGGCGTTCTGGGCGGGGTCCTCGGCGGCGTCCTGACGGGCGGCACCACCGGAGGCACCCCGGGCGGCTCCACCACCGGGACGACCACGGGCAACACCGTCGGCAACACCTCCGGGAACATCGCCGGCAACACGGGCGGCGGCAAGGGCGGTGTCATCGGCGGCGGCAAGGGCGGCGGCAAGGGCGGTCACACCGGCGGCAACAAGGGCGGCGGCACCGGCGGCCACTCCGGCGGCCACGACGGCGGCTACGGCTACGGCGACGGACGCCCCGGCGACCACGGCCCCGGCCACGGCGAGCAGCACGGCGGCTACGGCGACAAGCCCGAGGGCCCCGGCCACCACGAGGGCTGA
- a CDS encoding DUF5819 family protein, producing the protein MLGGVTTEHERGHVRGHVRRRVLNTAVALCLTTALAHVGLVFLHVAPSNVVSQRFNSQVDAWVYPLFEQNWRLFAPDPDSVNRQILARTAHTAPDGSIEVSDWVDLTAVDTAAIKHHPLPSHTAQNMLRRSWTSYAELHGGDDLSRSDRAVMMQRYLRNIAADRMAERDGKPFENIQLRVVTVPVPAQGSADDDDRRTAAAKNADTRLLPWWKVTTDA; encoded by the coding sequence GTGCTGGGTGGAGTCACGACGGAACACGAACGCGGACACGTACGCGGACACGTCCGCAGAAGAGTCCTCAACACCGCCGTGGCGCTCTGCCTGACCACGGCCCTGGCCCACGTCGGCCTGGTCTTCCTGCACGTGGCACCGTCGAACGTGGTGTCGCAGCGCTTCAACTCCCAGGTGGACGCCTGGGTCTACCCCCTCTTCGAGCAGAACTGGCGGCTGTTCGCGCCCGACCCGGACTCCGTCAACCGCCAGATCCTCGCGCGGACCGCGCACACGGCCCCGGACGGCTCCATCGAGGTCAGCGACTGGGTGGACCTGACGGCGGTGGACACCGCCGCGATCAAGCACCACCCCCTCCCGAGCCACACCGCGCAGAACATGCTGCGCCGGTCCTGGACGTCGTACGCCGAACTCCACGGCGGCGACGACCTCTCGCGCTCGGACCGGGCCGTGATGATGCAGCGCTACCTGCGCAACATCGCCGCGGACCGCATGGCCGAACGGGACGGCAAGCCGTTCGAGAACATCCAGCTGCGGGTGGTGACCGTCCCCGTGCCCGCCCAGGGCAGCGCGGACGACGACGACCGCCGTACGGCCGCCGCGAAGAACGCCGATACGCGGCTGCTGCCCTGGTGGAAGGTGACAACGGATGCCTGA
- a CDS encoding HTTM domain-containing protein → MPEPTDNAPGTPGQADNALRVPGQADAALRVPGQADAAPRPLVRVTGAARHAWALLTDRPLSLYAVSVLRIGYGLLYLVFLLREFPHRDAIWGPGSPWTPDLARQLFDQTGWASVLTLSDSRLYFELCYAAALVVSLLFLLGWRTRAVSVLFAVVVASFHARSIFMTDGGDNLVLLMALYLVLTASGRRWSLDARRAPRAPVLPPQLAAARSALVTTLHNCGLLVIGIQVCFLYGAAGLYKVQGGTWGAGTALHYVLNLDLFQPWPALSHWADSQVLAIAVVGYLTVLLQVAFPFVLFGRLKYPVLTMLLGMHLGIAVLMGLPLFSGAMIIADAVFLPDRFWIAAGRLARRALGRTEEPKPVRAEAPEAPRGAVPKQGGRATPVHDRP, encoded by the coding sequence ATGCCTGAGCCGACCGACAACGCGCCCGGTACGCCCGGGCAGGCGGACAACGCGCTCCGTGTGCCGGGGCAGGCCGACGCCGCGCTCCGGGTTCCTGGGCAGGCCGACGCCGCGCCCCGCCCGCTGGTACGGGTCACGGGAGCCGCGCGCCACGCATGGGCGCTGCTGACCGACCGCCCCCTCTCCCTCTACGCGGTGTCGGTCCTGCGCATCGGCTACGGCCTGCTCTATCTGGTCTTCCTGCTACGGGAGTTCCCACACCGCGACGCGATCTGGGGCCCCGGCTCCCCATGGACCCCGGACCTGGCCCGGCAGCTCTTCGACCAGACCGGCTGGGCCAGTGTGCTGACGCTCTCCGACAGCCGCCTCTACTTCGAACTCTGTTACGCCGCCGCGCTCGTCGTCAGCCTCCTGTTCCTGCTGGGCTGGCGGACCCGCGCGGTCTCCGTGCTCTTCGCGGTGGTCGTGGCCTCGTTCCACGCGCGGTCGATCTTCATGACGGACGGCGGCGACAACCTCGTCCTGCTGATGGCGCTCTACCTCGTCCTCACGGCGTCCGGCCGCCGCTGGTCCCTGGACGCGAGAAGGGCCCCTCGCGCACCCGTACTGCCACCCCAACTGGCCGCGGCAAGAAGCGCGTTGGTCACCACGCTCCACAACTGCGGACTCCTGGTGATCGGCATCCAGGTCTGCTTCCTCTACGGCGCCGCAGGCCTCTACAAGGTCCAGGGCGGCACCTGGGGAGCCGGAACGGCCCTGCACTACGTCCTGAACCTCGACCTCTTCCAGCCCTGGCCCGCGCTCTCCCACTGGGCGGACAGCCAGGTGCTCGCCATCGCGGTGGTCGGCTACCTGACGGTGCTCCTCCAGGTGGCGTTCCCGTTCGTGCTGTTCGGCAGGCTCAAGTACCCGGTGCTGACGATGCTGCTCGGGATGCACCTCGGCATCGCGGTGCTCATGGGCCTGCCGCTGTTCTCGGGCGCGATGATCATCGCGGACGCGGTGTTCCTGCCGGACCGCTTCTGGATCGCGGCCGGGAGGCTGGCCCGGCGGGCGCTGGGACGTACGGAAGAGCCGAAGCCGGTACGGGCAGAAGCGCCGGAGGCACCGCGTGGCGCGGTGCCGAAGCAGGGCGGCCGCGCCACCCCCGTACACGATCGTCCTTAG
- a CDS encoding DUF393 domain-containing protein, with the protein MPARPALVYDGDCAFCTTSVNFLTRYVRPQCTVTPWQFADLDGLGVTQERAEHEVLWVSPLGTVYGGAQAVAKLLLSAGGGWAWLGGLLTLPPVRWIAHGVYRLVAANRTRLPGGSPACALPADRRPGSGAGPGVRSAP; encoded by the coding sequence GTGCCCGCTCGGCCCGCCCTCGTCTACGACGGTGACTGCGCCTTCTGCACGACCTCGGTGAACTTCCTGACGCGGTACGTGCGTCCGCAATGCACCGTCACGCCCTGGCAGTTCGCCGACCTGGATGGCCTCGGTGTCACCCAGGAGCGGGCCGAGCACGAGGTGCTGTGGGTCTCGCCGCTCGGGACGGTGTACGGGGGCGCGCAGGCCGTCGCCAAGTTGCTGCTGAGCGCCGGTGGGGGCTGGGCCTGGCTGGGCGGGCTGCTCACCCTGCCCCCGGTGCGGTGGATCGCCCACGGCGTCTACCGGCTCGTCGCCGCCAACCGCACCCGCCTCCCCGGCGGCTCCCCGGCCTGCGCACTGCCGGCGGACCGCAGGCCGGGGTCGGGAGCGGGACCGGGCGTACGGTCCGCGCCCTAA
- a CDS encoding DUF397 domain-containing protein, with amino-acid sequence MSSTLRWFTSSYSSDSGGNCIEVAFDWRTSSYSSGSGGNCVEVAACLHSVHVRDSKVTDGPAFAVAPDAWSAFVTWAE; translated from the coding sequence ATGAGCAGCACCCTCCGGTGGTTCACGTCGAGCTACAGCAGCGATAGCGGCGGCAACTGCATCGAGGTCGCCTTCGACTGGCGTACCTCCTCCTACAGCAGCGGCAGCGGCGGCAACTGCGTCGAGGTCGCCGCCTGCCTTCACTCCGTCCACGTCCGTGACTCCAAGGTCACCGACGGACCCGCCTTCGCCGTCGCGCCCGACGCCTGGTCCGCCTTCGTCACCTGGGCGGAGTGA
- a CDS encoding DUF5753 domain-containing protein: protein MASAENKETASPAAKLVAKVTRMLRIQRDWSQDRLGDELGYSAAAVSAMETCAQPASDAMLVALKRVLTEGSDVFETARLYMRMERLPEQFQDYALLEQAAISLQLFAANVIHGLFQTEAYARALIGGGYPPLSDERVEELVQLRMARKALFDRDPLPMIEIIIDESVLRRVIGSEEIMREQLLYLVECARRRNVTLLVLPLDAGKYGEYAGARGEMDLMETSTHEHLVYLEPQDESLLISDPAKVSIYAQRYAKIRSQALGPRESLDLIMRLAGVKE, encoded by the coding sequence ATGGCAAGTGCGGAGAACAAGGAAACGGCCAGTCCGGCGGCGAAGCTGGTGGCCAAAGTGACGCGCATGCTGCGCATCCAGCGTGACTGGTCGCAGGACCGGCTCGGCGACGAACTCGGCTACTCGGCCGCTGCGGTCAGCGCCATGGAGACGTGCGCACAGCCCGCCAGTGACGCGATGCTGGTGGCGCTGAAGCGGGTCCTCACCGAAGGCAGCGACGTCTTCGAGACGGCCCGGCTGTACATGCGGATGGAACGGCTGCCGGAGCAGTTTCAGGACTACGCGCTGCTGGAGCAGGCCGCCATCAGCCTCCAACTGTTCGCCGCCAACGTCATCCACGGGCTCTTCCAGACGGAGGCGTACGCGCGGGCGCTCATCGGTGGCGGATATCCGCCGCTCTCCGACGAGCGCGTCGAGGAGCTGGTGCAGCTGCGGATGGCGCGCAAGGCCCTCTTCGACCGCGACCCGCTCCCGATGATCGAGATCATCATCGACGAGTCCGTCCTGCGCCGGGTCATCGGCAGCGAAGAGATCATGCGGGAGCAGCTGCTCTATCTCGTGGAGTGCGCCCGGCGGCGCAATGTCACGCTGCTGGTGCTGCCATTGGATGCCGGGAAGTATGGGGAGTACGCGGGTGCTCGCGGCGAAATGGACCTGATGGAGACCTCGACGCATGAACATCTCGTCTATCTGGAGCCGCAGGACGAGAGCCTGCTGATCAGTGACCCGGCGAAGGTGAGCATCTACGCTCAGCGCTATGCGAAGATCCGGTCACAGGCCCTGGGTCCTCGCGAATCGCTGGACCTCATCATGCGGTTGGCAGGAGTGAAGGAATGA